From a region of the Nonlabens dokdonensis DSW-6 genome:
- the mltG gene encoding endolytic transglycosylase MltG, with protein MKSNYKKVILGIVLLGLVIMGVFAYNVWAVLFAPNTNFETDTYEVFIPSDADYNEAFLIIADAVENRDDLHTTAVKKKYHENVKSGRFLIKKGSSNNDIINTVRSQNMPIKVTFNNQERLENLAGRIADQIEPDSLALLNAMRDPEFLNKNGLDANTALSIYLPNSYETYWNTTAAGFRDKMLAYHQQFWNKERRAKAAKQDLTPTEVYTLASIVQKETAKVDEMPRVAGVYLNRLSRGIKLDADPTVIYAKKKSENDFDQQIKQVLYKHLEIDNPYNTYKYSSLPPGPIVTPDLTAVNAVLNPEKHNYLYFVADVENFGYHKFAKTLAQHNRNAAAYRRWIAKNNR; from the coding sequence ATGAAAAGTAATTACAAAAAAGTCATCTTAGGAATCGTATTATTGGGACTGGTCATTATGGGTGTTTTTGCTTATAATGTTTGGGCCGTTCTTTTTGCTCCTAATACTAATTTTGAAACTGACACGTATGAAGTTTTCATACCATCTGATGCAGATTATAACGAAGCATTTTTAATAATTGCTGATGCGGTAGAAAATAGAGATGATTTGCATACCACAGCGGTAAAGAAAAAGTATCATGAGAATGTGAAGTCTGGTAGGTTTCTAATAAAAAAAGGTTCTAGTAACAACGATATTATTAATACAGTGCGTAGTCAAAATATGCCTATAAAAGTCACCTTCAATAATCAAGAACGACTAGAAAATCTAGCAGGAAGAATTGCAGATCAAATTGAGCCAGATAGCCTCGCTTTATTGAACGCCATGAGAGATCCTGAGTTCTTAAATAAAAATGGCCTTGATGCTAATACTGCATTGAGTATTTATTTACCTAATTCATATGAAACCTATTGGAATACTACCGCAGCAGGTTTTCGTGATAAAATGCTGGCTTATCATCAACAATTCTGGAATAAAGAACGACGAGCAAAGGCAGCCAAACAAGATCTTACACCTACAGAAGTTTATACGCTTGCTTCCATAGTTCAAAAAGAGACGGCAAAAGTGGATGAAATGCCTCGCGTTGCTGGTGTCTATTTAAACAGGCTTTCTAGAGGTATTAAACTCGATGCAGATCCTACTGTTATTTATGCAAAGAAAAAATCAGAGAACGATTTTGACCAGCAGATAAAGCAAGTTTTGTACAAACATTTAGAAATAGATAATCCATATAATACCTATAAATATTCAAGCTTACCTCCAGGACCTATAGTCACTCCAGATCTTACTGCCGTTAATGCTGTTTTAAATCCTGAGAAACACAATTATCTTTATTTTGTTGCAGACGTGGAGAACTTCGGTTACCACAAGTTTGCCAAAACACTCGCACAGCACAATCGTAATGCGGCTGCCTATAGAAGATGGATTGCTAAGAATAATAGATAG
- a CDS encoding GNAT family N-acetyltransferase, producing MLTNEICHLRAVDPEDLEYIYELENNPELWEFGHTITPYSKFTIREYLENAHRDIYEVKQLRLAICNLKKEIKGVVDLYDFDPFHKRAGVGIVISQESDRARGLATAALELIIEYSFKHLRLHQLYASISEDNTSSRRLFEKLRFRESGIKKDWIATETTYKNEHLYQLINEK from the coding sequence ATGTTGACTAATGAAATATGTCACCTTAGAGCGGTAGATCCAGAAGATTTAGAATATATCTATGAGCTGGAGAATAATCCAGAATTATGGGAGTTTGGGCATACGATTACACCTTATTCTAAATTTACCATTCGCGAGTATTTAGAAAACGCCCACCGTGATATATATGAAGTAAAACAATTACGACTCGCGATTTGTAATCTTAAAAAAGAGATCAAAGGAGTGGTAGATCTTTACGATTTTGACCCATTCCATAAGCGTGCAGGAGTAGGAATCGTGATCTCTCAAGAGTCTGATAGAGCTCGTGGCCTCGCCACTGCTGCACTAGAATTAATTATAGAATACTCCTTTAAGCATTTGCGATTACACCAGCTTTATGCCAGTATAAGTGAAGATAATACCTCTAGTCGCCGTTTGTTTGAGAAGTTACGCTTTCGCGAAAGCGGAATAAAAAAGGACTGGATTGCTACAGAAACAACTTATAAAAACGAACACCTTTACCAATTGATTAATGAAAAGTAA